One genomic window of Desmospora activa DSM 45169 includes the following:
- a CDS encoding sugar phosphate isomerase/epimerase family protein, whose protein sequence is MKLSVYSVMTPDLTPEELVSALTEYGYEGVEWRWKETPAEYKREKPSFWRNHHCSIDPAATDEEIEGLRRLIRRHGLSTIGVIPYLTTGEEKKTERVMQVAAMLGASQIRVGVPSYDDGTNYHDQFEHALAYLGTVEKLAQKYGVKGLVETHHQTIAPSAGLAYRLVSRFDPVYIGVIFDPGNMVHEGYEHYRMGLELLGPYLAHVHVKNAAWKSDSRRKDGTLTWSVSWSPLMDGIVDWKRVLDDLKAVGYNGYLSMEDFSEGRPSRQVLKQNAEYIRSLLEG, encoded by the coding sequence ATGAAGTTATCCGTTTATAGTGTGATGACGCCGGATTTGACACCGGAAGAGCTGGTATCTGCTTTAACGGAATATGGTTATGAAGGAGTGGAATGGCGGTGGAAGGAGACGCCTGCGGAATATAAGAGGGAGAAGCCCTCTTTCTGGCGAAATCATCACTGTTCCATCGATCCTGCTGCCACGGATGAAGAAATCGAAGGATTGCGCCGACTAATCCGGCGACACGGTTTATCCACGATAGGAGTGATCCCATATCTGACGACCGGGGAAGAGAAGAAAACCGAACGTGTGATGCAGGTGGCGGCCATGCTGGGAGCATCGCAGATCCGGGTCGGCGTCCCATCATACGATGACGGCACGAATTATCACGATCAATTTGAGCATGCCCTCGCCTACCTTGGCACCGTTGAAAAGTTGGCCCAAAAGTATGGAGTGAAAGGGCTGGTGGAGACGCATCACCAAACGATCGCTCCCAGTGCCGGATTGGCCTACCGGTTGGTGAGCCGCTTTGATCCAGTGTATATCGGTGTTATTTTTGATCCGGGGAATATGGTACATGAGGGGTATGAGCATTACCGGATGGGCCTGGAACTGCTGGGACCCTATCTGGCTCATGTTCATGTAAAAAACGCCGCTTGGAAATCGGACAGCCGTCGGAAGGACGGGACGCTGACCTGGAGTGTTTCTTGGTCTCCCCTGATGGACGGTATCGTAGACTGGAAACGGGTACTGGATGATTTAAAAGCGGTCGGATATAACGGCTATCTCAGCATGGAGGATTTTAGCGAAGGGCGGCCGAGCCGACAAGTTTTAAAGCAAAACGCTGAATATATCCGCTCGTTATTAGAGGGATAA
- a CDS encoding aldo/keto reductase, producing MQYTYLGRTGLKVSKLCLGTMNFGNVTDEKEAFRIMDTALDAGINFFDTANVYGWEPRGLTEAIIGRWFAQGGGRREKVVLATKVYGKMDDPLDGPNDEGGLSAYKIRRHLEGSLQRLQTDHIELYQMHHVDRHASWDELWEVFHALVLQGKVGYVGSSNFAGWDLVKAQAAAKERNLLGLVSEQHKYSLLCRLPELEMLPAAQDQGIGVIAWSPLDGGLLSGHILSAPQGSRSARLQNRVEQHRAQLEAYSQLCKELGETEANVALAWVLQHPALTAPIIGPRTVEQLEACLRVVEMKLDEEVLQKLDEIFPGPGGPAPQAYAW from the coding sequence ATGCAATACACTTACTTGGGACGTACGGGTTTAAAGGTAAGTAAGCTGTGTTTGGGCACGATGAACTTTGGTAATGTGACCGACGAAAAAGAAGCTTTTCGCATCATGGATACTGCGTTAGATGCGGGAATCAATTTTTTTGATACAGCCAATGTTTACGGTTGGGAGCCGAGAGGGTTGACGGAAGCGATCATTGGACGCTGGTTTGCCCAAGGAGGAGGGCGGCGGGAGAAAGTAGTGCTGGCGACAAAAGTGTATGGAAAAATGGACGATCCCTTAGACGGTCCCAATGATGAGGGCGGTTTATCGGCGTATAAAATTCGTCGCCATTTGGAAGGGTCTCTCCAACGCTTGCAGACGGATCATATTGAGCTGTACCAGATGCACCATGTGGATCGCCATGCATCTTGGGACGAATTGTGGGAAGTATTCCATGCTCTTGTGTTGCAAGGGAAAGTCGGTTACGTCGGTTCCAGCAACTTTGCTGGCTGGGATCTGGTAAAAGCACAAGCGGCGGCAAAAGAGCGTAATCTTCTCGGTTTGGTCTCGGAGCAGCATAAATACAGCTTGCTCTGTCGCTTGCCGGAACTAGAGATGCTGCCGGCGGCACAGGATCAGGGGATCGGTGTGATTGCCTGGAGCCCGCTTGACGGTGGCCTCCTTAGTGGCCATATCTTGTCTGCACCCCAGGGTTCCAGAAGCGCCCGTCTGCAGAATCGGGTGGAACAACATCGCGCTCAGCTGGAAGCTTATTCACAATTGTGCAAAGAGCTGGGGGAGACGGAAGCCAACGTTGCGCTCGCCTGGGTATTACAGCACCCGGCCTTGACAGCGCCGATCATTGGCCCGCGCACAGTGGAGCAATTGGAGGCTTGCTTGCGTGTCGTCGAGATGAAGCTGGATGAAGAGGTTTTGCAAAAACTGGATGAAATCTTTCCCGGTCCCGGTGGTCCCGCCCCACAAGCGTATGCGTGGTAA
- a CDS encoding sensory rhodopsin transducer encodes MEAYGEKVWLIPDAYFPTYSSGRFPSHEAVCLLNTGERDANVELTLFFEEREPLTGFCVTCPAARTRHVRMDQLKSEEGHGIPAGVPYSILVQSDIPIVVQYSRMDTTQAEMALMTTMAYQGNGNGR; translated from the coding sequence GTGGAGGCATACGGGGAGAAGGTTTGGTTGATTCCAGATGCCTATTTTCCAACGTATAGTTCCGGCCGGTTTCCCAGTCATGAAGCGGTCTGTCTCCTCAATACGGGAGAGCGGGATGCCAACGTGGAGCTCACCTTGTTTTTTGAAGAGAGGGAGCCGTTGACGGGGTTTTGTGTAACCTGTCCGGCTGCGCGTACCCGTCATGTGCGGATGGATCAACTAAAAAGTGAAGAGGGGCACGGGATTCCAGCAGGTGTCCCCTATTCGATTCTGGTTCAGTCTGACATTCCGATCGTCGTGCAGTATTCGCGGATGGATACGACACAAGCGGAGATGGCCTTAATGACGACGATGGCGTATCAAGGAAATGGCAACGGCAGGTGA
- a CDS encoding DinB family protein, which produces MFDLVNPKLPERLSVPFALIENAYTRLTRLVHDMSQEEIDYLGPAGNVNSTATLIQHLAFTDLEYLHCIKGEAIPEALMAEYGPDRTEDERLPVVKGQQVDQLLASYRRVIDLIEDYLQTCTDEDATATVTVPWWPESASVRYVLWHMAGHSMFHQGQIRRLREWYAQEHRS; this is translated from the coding sequence ATGTTTGATCTCGTCAATCCAAAATTGCCTGAACGTTTATCGGTTCCGTTTGCTCTCATCGAAAACGCATACACACGGTTAACCAGATTGGTTCACGATATGAGCCAGGAGGAAATTGATTATCTAGGTCCGGCCGGAAACGTAAATAGTACCGCTACCTTGATTCAACACCTTGCCTTTACCGACTTGGAATATTTGCACTGTATCAAAGGGGAGGCGATTCCAGAAGCGTTAATGGCGGAATACGGTCCGGATCGTACCGAAGATGAGCGCTTACCGGTGGTAAAGGGACAGCAGGTGGATCAGCTTTTAGCTTCTTACCGTCGGGTGATTGATCTGATTGAGGATTATCTACAGACGTGTACCGATGAAGACGCAACTGCCACTGTAACGGTACCCTGGTGGCCGGAGTCCGCAAGTGTACGCTATGTCCTTTGGCATATGGCCGGTCACTCCATGTTTCACCAGGGGCAGATCCGGCGCTTGCGAGAGTGGTACGCACAGGAGCATCGTTCATAA
- a CDS encoding amidohydrolase family protein, giving the protein MWSVNTDHPVVPIETLITATVYAVANGLDEELAWKGITLRAAEHLQLEDRVGSLEIGKDADVVIWSGVPFDYRSKVETTIIDGKIVYQR; this is encoded by the coding sequence GTGTGGAGTGTCAACACCGATCATCCTGTCGTCCCCATTGAAACCTTGATCACTGCTACCGTCTATGCCGTGGCAAACGGCTTGGATGAAGAACTGGCCTGGAAAGGGATCACCTTACGTGCGGCGGAGCATTTACAGCTGGAAGATCGGGTTGGTTCGCTGGAAATCGGTAAAGATGCTGATGTTGTCATTTGGAGCGGTGTTCCTTTCGACTACCGCAGCAAGGTGGAAACGACGATAATCGATGGAAAGATTGTTTATCAACGGTGA
- a CDS encoding sn-glycerol-1-phosphate dehydrogenase — protein sequence MQSHEPYQTVDKTVNPIVVTIENGALAKLAPFLPDHGYRRPFVIMDENTDRAAGRKVIAQLDQAGITNDRYLIGSNRHGDVIADEPTLVRTLLGVPKEADILIAVGAGTIHDITRFTADRMKIPFLSVPTAASVDGFASKGAPIILGGVKKTIQTCAPLAIIADVDVLQNAPRLMVAAGVGDMVGKYTSLIDWRLSHLLADEPYDKDAAAKTCRALESCVANLEPIAHQTEAGLKVLMEALIQSGEAMMQVGHSRPASGAEHHLSHYWEMELLRKNKPQILHGAKVGVATILIADLYHRLSEIDIAAALGDAEISDQRKNRLQAHWPRVQKLLQTLPLPSELAALLRAVGGPTTPQEIGISTDLVQRSLREAHHLRDRYTGLKIAYELNQLL from the coding sequence ATGCAATCCCATGAACCGTATCAAACGGTCGACAAGACAGTCAATCCAATCGTCGTCACCATCGAGAATGGAGCGCTGGCAAAACTGGCTCCTTTTTTACCCGATCATGGATATCGACGCCCTTTTGTAATCATGGATGAAAATACGGATCGAGCGGCGGGGCGGAAGGTAATCGCCCAGCTTGATCAGGCTGGTATCACAAACGATCGCTACTTAATAGGGTCCAACCGGCACGGTGATGTTATCGCCGATGAACCCACCCTGGTCCGCACCTTATTGGGAGTGCCAAAAGAGGCCGACATTCTCATTGCCGTCGGTGCCGGCACGATTCATGACATTACCCGCTTTACCGCCGATCGGATGAAGATTCCTTTTCTCTCCGTTCCAACAGCGGCATCTGTAGACGGGTTTGCTTCAAAGGGAGCCCCGATCATCCTAGGTGGGGTTAAAAAGACGATTCAAACTTGCGCACCCCTTGCCATCATTGCGGATGTAGACGTGCTGCAAAACGCGCCCCGGTTAATGGTTGCCGCGGGAGTGGGCGATATGGTGGGGAAGTATACCTCGCTGATCGACTGGCGTCTCTCCCATCTACTTGCGGATGAACCCTACGATAAGGATGCAGCGGCCAAAACCTGTCGTGCCCTTGAAAGTTGTGTTGCCAACCTGGAGCCGATCGCCCATCAAACTGAGGCAGGTCTTAAGGTATTGATGGAAGCGTTGATCCAGTCAGGTGAAGCGATGATGCAAGTAGGTCATTCCCGACCGGCGTCAGGAGCAGAACATCATTTGTCACACTACTGGGAGATGGAGCTGTTACGCAAGAATAAGCCTCAAATTCTTCACGGAGCAAAAGTGGGTGTAGCCACCATCCTAATCGCCGATTTGTATCATCGTTTATCAGAAATCGACATCGCGGCTGCCCTAGGTGACGCAGAGATAAGCGACCAACGGAAGAACCGCCTGCAAGCACACTGGCCAAGGGTGCAGAAATTGTTGCAGACGCTTCCCCTCCCCTCTGAACTTGCTGCGTTACTACGTGCGGTCGGAGGACCCACAACCCCCCAGGAGATCGGTATCTCAACTGACCTGGTACAGCGCTCTCTACGTGAGGCCCACCATCTACGCGACCGCTACACCGGATTAAAAATAGCCTACGAACTCAATCAACTACTTTGA
- the chvE gene encoding multiple monosaccharide ABC transporter substrate-binding protein: MKKVGSMILVLALMVFTVACGAAGGDDNGYIGIAMPTKSSERWVKDGENMVKEFEDLGYRTDLQYAEDVVENQVSQIENMITKGVDILVIAAIDGEALTDVLQTAHDQGIEVIAYDRLIMNSDHVSYYTTFDNFQVGVLQGEYIEQQLDLKKEKGPFNIELFAGSPDDNNAHFFFNGAMSVLQPYIDEGKLVVRSKQTNFNQIATLRWDGETAQKRMDDRLSTHYTSEKVDAVLSPYDGISIGVISSLKGVGYSEEDMPVITGQDAELASIKSIIAEEQTQTVFKDTRELAKKTVAIADAIIKGEEPEVNDTKTYDNGVKVVPSYLIEPVSVDRSNYEEVLVEGGYYKKEKLQ, from the coding sequence ATGAAAAAGGTAGGTTCAATGATATTGGTGTTGGCGCTTATGGTTTTTACAGTCGCCTGTGGGGCAGCTGGCGGGGATGATAACGGCTATATCGGCATTGCCATGCCGACCAAATCATCGGAACGTTGGGTGAAAGATGGGGAAAACATGGTGAAGGAGTTTGAGGACTTGGGGTATCGCACCGATTTACAATATGCTGAGGATGTGGTTGAGAATCAGGTTTCACAGATTGAAAACATGATTACAAAAGGAGTCGATATTCTTGTCATCGCGGCGATTGATGGGGAGGCTCTCACCGATGTCCTGCAGACGGCACACGATCAGGGGATTGAAGTGATCGCTTATGATCGCTTGATAATGAACAGTGATCATGTTTCCTACTATACGACCTTTGATAACTTTCAGGTCGGGGTCTTACAGGGAGAATATATTGAGCAGCAATTGGATTTGAAAAAGGAAAAAGGCCCATTTAACATCGAGCTGTTTGCCGGCTCCCCTGATGATAATAACGCTCATTTCTTTTTTAACGGTGCCATGTCGGTCTTACAACCCTACATCGATGAAGGAAAGTTAGTGGTACGGAGCAAGCAGACTAACTTCAACCAAATCGCCACCCTGCGCTGGGACGGAGAAACGGCCCAAAAGCGGATGGATGACCGTTTGAGCACACACTATACATCGGAAAAAGTGGATGCGGTTTTGTCCCCTTACGACGGTATTAGTATCGGGGTGATCTCATCGTTAAAAGGGGTAGGTTACAGCGAAGAGGATATGCCGGTGATTACTGGACAGGATGCGGAGTTGGCTTCAATTAAATCGATTATCGCCGAAGAACAGACACAGACGGTGTTTAAAGATACACGAGAACTGGCCAAAAAGACTGTTGCCATCGCCGATGCCATCATAAAAGGAGAAGAACCGGAAGTGAATGATACCAAAACCTATGATAATGGCGTCAAAGTGGTCCCTTCCTATCTGATCGAACCGGTCTCTGTCGATCGTTCCAACTATGAGGAAGTGTTGGTAGAGGGCGGATACTATAAAAAAGAGAAACTTCAATAA
- the mmsA gene encoding multiple monosaccharide ABC transporter ATP-binding protein, translating to MADHLLEMRKITKEFPGVKALENVNFKVKEGEIHALCGENGAGKSTLMKVLSGVYPDGSYTGEILFQGKVCQFKNIKQSEGLGIVIIHQELALIPELTIAENIFLGNEQAKKGIIDWNQTTTKTKALLQKVGLKESPNTLIKHIGVGKQQLVEIAKALAKEVKLLILDEPTAALNESDSENLLQLLLQFKKQGMTSIIISHKLNEILKVADSITILRDGQTIETLEREKEVITEDRIIKGMVGRSLSNQDTKREADIGKTIFEVKNWTVYHPLQRDRKMVDNVNLHIRRGEIVGIAGLMGAGRTELAMSIFGQSYGQKISGKIEIDGKEVELKNVSQAIQQGVAYVTEDRKTYGLILNDDIKTNITLPSLQQLSKRAIIDQHEEIRTAGEYRKKLNIKAASILQRAENLSGGNQQKVVLSKWMLTEPEILIMDEPTRGIDIGAKYEIYAIINQLAAKGKGILLISSELPEILRICDRIYVMSAGKITGEVNREEATQETLMKYMTVSRRQNDAGRETADTK from the coding sequence ATGGCTGATCATCTGTTGGAAATGAGAAAAATCACAAAAGAATTTCCAGGGGTAAAAGCCCTTGAAAATGTAAACTTCAAGGTGAAAGAAGGAGAAATTCACGCCTTATGCGGGGAGAACGGTGCAGGAAAGTCGACTTTGATGAAAGTGCTGAGTGGAGTGTATCCCGATGGTTCCTATACAGGGGAGATTCTGTTTCAAGGGAAGGTCTGTCAATTTAAGAATATTAAGCAGAGTGAAGGCTTAGGGATCGTCATTATTCATCAGGAGTTGGCGTTGATTCCAGAGCTGACGATTGCCGAAAATATTTTTCTGGGAAATGAACAAGCGAAAAAAGGCATTATCGACTGGAATCAGACAACGACAAAGACGAAGGCATTGCTGCAAAAGGTAGGTTTGAAGGAATCACCGAACACCTTGATCAAACACATCGGTGTCGGGAAACAGCAATTGGTTGAAATTGCAAAGGCTTTGGCCAAGGAAGTGAAACTATTAATCTTGGATGAACCGACGGCGGCTTTAAATGAGAGTGACAGCGAAAATTTATTACAATTACTGCTCCAATTTAAAAAGCAGGGGATGACTTCGATCATCATTTCGCACAAACTGAATGAAATATTGAAAGTAGCGGACTCCATTACGATTTTACGGGATGGGCAAACGATTGAAACCCTTGAGCGGGAAAAAGAAGTGATCACCGAAGATCGCATCATTAAAGGGATGGTAGGAAGAAGTTTGTCCAACCAAGATACAAAGAGAGAAGCCGATATCGGGAAGACGATTTTTGAAGTGAAGAACTGGACTGTTTATCACCCGTTGCAGCGAGACAGGAAAATGGTGGACAACGTCAACCTGCACATCAGACGGGGGGAAATTGTAGGCATCGCCGGGTTGATGGGGGCCGGGAGAACGGAGCTTGCGATGAGCATCTTCGGACAATCCTACGGCCAGAAGATTAGCGGGAAAATCGAAATCGACGGCAAAGAAGTGGAGTTAAAAAACGTCAGTCAAGCTATTCAGCAAGGCGTCGCTTATGTAACGGAAGATCGCAAGACCTATGGGTTGATCTTAAACGATGATATTAAGACCAATATTACACTGCCTAGTCTACAACAACTATCCAAGCGAGCGATCATCGATCAACACGAAGAAATCCGAACAGCAGGGGAATACCGCAAGAAATTAAATATTAAAGCCGCCAGTATTTTGCAGCGGGCGGAAAATTTAAGCGGCGGCAACCAGCAGAAGGTAGTGTTGAGCAAGTGGATGTTGACAGAGCCGGAAATTTTGATCATGGATGAACCGACCCGAGGCATCGATATCGGTGCCAAATACGAAATATACGCGATTATCAATCAGCTCGCCGCTAAGGGAAAAGGGATATTATTGATCTCATCGGAGCTACCTGAAATCTTAAGGATCTGCGATCGGATTTATGTGATGAGCGCAGGGAAGATCACCGGTGAAGTAAACCGGGAGGAAGCGACTCAAGAAACCTTGATGAAATACATGACAGTCAGTAGGAGGCAAAACGATGCAGGTCGTGAGACAGCTGATACAAAATAA
- the mmsB gene encoding multiple monosaccharide ABC transporter permease, which translates to MQVVRQLIQNNLRQSGMTIALLLIILLFQILTAGTLLKPLNITNLILQNSYILVLAIGMVLVIITGHIDLSVGSVAAFVGAVSAILMVELSIHPLPAVILCLLLGALIGAWQGFWVAYVKIPAFIVTLAGMLLFRGLTMIVLQGQSIAPFPQEFKQISSGFIPDVFGGENLHLFSLFIGMVLSLLLVYKEIRGRNQQLKYSFDVLPIGFFIAKLVGIVAAINWFTYILATYKGIPNVLMILLVLIIGYTFVMKKTIFGRHIYAVGGNQKAAALSGVKTKRVTFWVFVNMGVLAALSGMIFAARLNAATPKAGNLFELDAIAAAFIGGASAYGGIGTVIGAVVGGLVMGVMNNGMSIVGLGVDWQQGIKGLVLLFAVAFDIFNKNRSSS; encoded by the coding sequence ATGCAGGTCGTGAGACAGCTGATACAAAATAACTTGAGGCAGTCCGGAATGACCATTGCCTTACTGTTGATTATCCTTCTCTTTCAAATCCTAACTGCCGGAACACTGCTAAAGCCGTTAAACATCACCAATCTGATTTTGCAAAACAGTTACATCCTCGTATTGGCAATCGGAATGGTATTGGTGATTATTACAGGCCATATCGATTTATCGGTAGGATCGGTTGCCGCCTTCGTCGGAGCCGTTTCCGCGATCTTGATGGTGGAGTTGAGTATTCATCCCCTTCCTGCAGTGATCCTGTGTCTGTTATTGGGAGCGTTGATCGGGGCATGGCAGGGATTTTGGGTGGCTTATGTCAAAATACCCGCCTTTATCGTTACCCTGGCCGGGATGCTGCTGTTTCGCGGGTTGACCATGATTGTATTGCAAGGCCAATCGATTGCCCCGTTTCCACAAGAATTTAAACAGATCAGTTCCGGATTTATTCCTGATGTTTTCGGTGGAGAAAACCTTCATCTTTTCTCTCTCTTTATCGGGATGGTGTTGTCGCTGCTCCTGGTCTATAAGGAAATCAGAGGGCGAAATCAACAACTGAAATACAGCTTCGATGTGTTACCGATCGGCTTTTTTATCGCTAAGCTGGTGGGGATTGTTGCCGCAATCAATTGGTTTACGTATATTTTGGCCACTTATAAAGGCATTCCCAATGTCTTAATGATCTTATTGGTGCTGATTATCGGTTACACCTTTGTGATGAAGAAAACCATCTTCGGTCGCCATATCTATGCTGTCGGTGGGAACCAAAAGGCAGCCGCTCTTTCCGGTGTCAAAACAAAACGAGTCACCTTCTGGGTGTTTGTCAATATGGGTGTTTTGGCCGCTCTTTCGGGGATGATCTTTGCCGCCCGCCTCAATGCCGCCACACCGAAAGCGGGTAACCTGTTTGAACTGGATGCGATTGCGGCGGCCTTTATCGGCGGTGCTTCCGCTTATGGCGGAATCGGTACCGTCATCGGTGCTGTCGTTGGTGGACTCGTCATGGGTGTCATGAACAACGGCATGTCGATCGTCGGACTGGGGGTTGATTGGCAACAAGGGATCAAAGGATTGGTGCTCCTGTTTGCCGTAGCCTTTGATATTTTTAATAAGAATCGGTCTTCCAGTTGA
- a CDS encoding RNA ligase has product MRVLFLLRGPMGAGKSHWIEREGLSQYTLSPDAIRMMYQNPVYDLHGEPRISQANDKHVWGHLFQLLELRMERGDLTIIDATHVRSSAISPYKKLCQRYRYRCYIIDFTDVPQETALARNQARDSYKHVPEEAILNAYERLKGQQPQGWTTVIKPEQFWDVVGELSQPLDFSEWKKIHHIGDIHGCYDALQEYLGDGFNEDELYLFVGDLLDRGLQNGEVLQFFLQHYQKKNVILLEGNHEIHFFKWANEEEVRSHLFRDHTAPQLEQAGLDKKEVRQLYRKFRQLAYYTYHGKTVLVTHGGLSAIPRYLSFVSTQQLIKGFGEYEEDIDHEWAERAAGHHYQIHGHRNIYRLPVEAAERSYNLEGQVEHGGHLRIVTLSPEGFETHEIRNSHYHQPALVPQKVKEEQLSVKTLLEYMRNHPYIREKKLGDNLSSFNFTTQAFHKGKWDDINVRARGLFINTHTEEIVSRSYNKFFNIEERPETKLGYLADHLCFPIDLYEKPNGYLGILGYDQASEQLVFSSKSMIDNTFSHWFRELFYQAFTEEQAKVITQSLRDENTSWVFEVILPQKDPHIIRYDRDQLVLLDVIDRDITFSKKPYEELVAISQSFGVTVKKHYHTFDSWLDFYRWYREVTSHMGIEEEGYVVEGAAGAMVKIKLPYYQFWKQMRGLKETIAKGHTIVTQRLYSPLHNQVYNWMNAQEREYLRQTSIIQLREDFQSAVATPR; this is encoded by the coding sequence ATGAGAGTTTTATTTTTGTTACGCGGGCCGATGGGAGCGGGGAAATCCCACTGGATTGAACGGGAGGGGCTTTCACAGTATACACTCTCCCCGGATGCGATTCGCATGATGTACCAGAATCCGGTCTATGATTTACATGGGGAGCCACGGATCAGCCAAGCCAATGATAAACATGTGTGGGGGCATCTGTTTCAATTGCTGGAACTTCGCATGGAGCGGGGCGATTTAACCATCATCGATGCTACACACGTTCGTTCGTCGGCGATATCCCCTTATAAAAAACTGTGCCAGCGTTATCGTTATCGTTGTTATATCATCGATTTTACCGATGTGCCGCAGGAGACGGCATTGGCCCGCAATCAAGCGCGGGATTCCTATAAGCACGTTCCTGAGGAAGCGATCCTTAATGCGTATGAGCGACTAAAGGGACAACAACCCCAGGGATGGACGACGGTGATTAAGCCGGAACAATTTTGGGATGTAGTGGGGGAGCTGTCGCAGCCCCTTGATTTCAGCGAATGGAAGAAGATCCACCACATCGGGGATATTCATGGCTGTTATGATGCATTGCAGGAGTATCTGGGCGATGGCTTTAACGAGGATGAGCTGTATCTCTTTGTCGGGGATTTGTTGGATCGGGGATTGCAAAATGGCGAGGTATTACAATTCTTTTTGCAACACTATCAGAAAAAGAATGTCATCCTGCTTGAAGGAAACCACGAGATTCATTTTTTTAAGTGGGCGAATGAGGAAGAAGTACGCTCTCATCTGTTCCGTGATCATACTGCGCCGCAGTTGGAGCAGGCCGGTCTGGACAAAAAAGAGGTGCGTCAGCTCTACCGGAAGTTCCGGCAACTAGCATACTACACCTATCACGGCAAAACCGTACTGGTCACCCATGGAGGGTTGTCGGCTATTCCTCGCTATTTATCGTTTGTCTCCACACAGCAGTTAATCAAAGGCTTTGGTGAATATGAGGAAGATATTGATCATGAGTGGGCGGAGCGGGCCGCAGGACATCACTATCAAATCCACGGTCATCGTAATATTTACCGTCTGCCGGTGGAAGCGGCGGAACGGTCCTACAATTTGGAGGGACAAGTGGAACACGGCGGCCACTTGCGTATCGTCACCTTGTCGCCGGAAGGGTTTGAAACCCATGAGATCCGTAATTCCCATTATCATCAACCGGCATTGGTTCCGCAAAAGGTGAAAGAAGAGCAGCTGTCAGTGAAGACATTATTGGAATATATGCGCAACCATCCGTACATCCGCGAAAAGAAGCTAGGAGATAATCTTTCGTCTTTCAACTTTACCACCCAAGCATTCCACAAGGGAAAATGGGATGATATCAATGTCCGGGCGCGTGGATTGTTTATCAATACCCATACCGAGGAGATTGTGAGTCGTTCCTACAATAAATTTTTCAACATCGAGGAACGACCGGAGACAAAGCTGGGGTATTTGGCCGATCATTTGTGTTTTCCGATTGATCTATATGAGAAGCCAAACGGTTATCTCGGCATCCTCGGTTATGATCAAGCGTCAGAGCAGCTCGTTTTTTCCTCTAAATCGATGATTGATAATACGTTTAGCCATTGGTTTCGGGAGTTGTTTTACCAGGCGTTTACAGAGGAGCAGGCGAAGGTCATCACCCAATCGCTGCGGGATGAGAACACCTCCTGGGTATTTGAAGTGATCCTGCCGCAAAAAGATCCCCATATCATCCGGTATGACCGGGATCAGCTGGTGCTGTTGGATGTGATCGATCGCGATATCACATTTTCTAAGAAGCCGTATGAAGAATTGGTGGCGATTTCCCAATCCTTCGGTGTCACTGTTAAAAAACACTACCATACCTTTGATTCATGGCTGGACTTTTACCGTTGGTACCGGGAGGTTACCAGCCATATGGGGATCGAAGAGGAAGGGTATGTGGTGGAAGGTGCAGCAGGAGCGATGGTGAAAATCAAACTTCCCTACTATCAGTTTTGGAAACAGATGCGGGGGCTGAAAGAGACGATCGCCAAAGGGCACACCATTGTCACCCAGCGTTTGTATTCGCCGCTGCACAACCAGGTTTACAATTGGATGAATGCGCAAGAGCGTGAATACCTGCGTCAAACGTCCATTATTCAGCTGCGGGAAGATTTTCAGTCTGCGGTTGCTACACCCCGGTAG